One genomic window of Marinobacter adhaerens HP15 includes the following:
- the cysD gene encoding sulfate adenylyltransferase subunit CysD has product MTTYNLTHLKQLEAESIHIIREVAAEFDNPVMLYSIGKDSAVMLHLALKAFYPGKPPFPLMHIDTTWKFRDMIKFRDNVAEKFGLDLIVHTNQEGVDQGIGPFTHGSAKHTDVMKTQALKQALDKYKFDAAFGGARRDEEKSRAKERVYSFRDEYHRWDPKNQRPELWNIYNGKINKGESIRVFPLSNWTELDIWQYIYLENIDIVPLYYAAERPVVERDGTLIMVDDDRMPLKEGEKPMMKSVRFRTLGCYPLTGAIESEANTLPDIIQEMLLAKSSERQGRVIDHDSAGSMEQKKREGYF; this is encoded by the coding sequence ATGACCACATACAACCTCACGCACCTGAAACAGCTGGAAGCGGAAAGCATCCACATCATCCGGGAAGTGGCAGCCGAGTTCGACAATCCGGTAATGCTGTATTCCATCGGCAAGGACTCCGCGGTAATGCTTCACCTGGCCCTTAAGGCCTTTTACCCGGGTAAGCCGCCCTTTCCGTTGATGCACATTGATACCACCTGGAAATTCCGGGACATGATCAAGTTCAGGGACAACGTCGCTGAGAAGTTCGGCCTCGACCTGATTGTGCACACCAACCAGGAAGGCGTGGACCAGGGAATCGGGCCGTTTACTCACGGCAGCGCGAAACATACCGATGTCATGAAGACCCAGGCCCTGAAACAGGCGCTCGACAAGTACAAGTTTGATGCAGCCTTCGGCGGTGCCCGCCGAGACGAGGAAAAATCCCGGGCCAAGGAACGCGTGTATTCGTTTCGGGATGAGTACCATCGCTGGGATCCCAAGAACCAGCGTCCCGAGTTGTGGAATATCTACAACGGCAAGATCAACAAGGGCGAGAGTATCCGGGTGTTTCCGCTGTCCAACTGGACGGAACTGGATATCTGGCAATACATCTACCTTGAGAACATCGACATCGTTCCGCTCTACTATGCCGCCGAACGCCCGGTCGTTGAGCGCGATGGCACCCTGATCATGGTGGACGACGACCGCATGCCATTGAAGGAAGGCGAGAAACCAATGATGAAATCGGTTCGCTTCCGGACCCTGGGCTGCTACCCGCTGACGGGCGCCATCGAATCCGAAGCCAACACGCTTCCTGACATTATCCAGGAAATGTTGCTGGCCAAGAGCTCCGAGCGCCAGGGTCGGGTAATCGACCACGATTCAGCCGGCTCCATGGAACAGAAAAAGCGGGAAGGGTATTTCTAA